In Panicum virgatum strain AP13 chromosome 4N, P.virgatum_v5, whole genome shotgun sequence, a single window of DNA contains:
- the LOC120668903 gene encoding UDP-glucuronate 4-epimerase 1-like → MRVLEEDLYPSTPGKVKVERAGAMSRHVHRCFASTGTMFLWALFLVAMTATYLSVHSFVDTSSRYFAASWGGLHWERQIRASASPRRPPGSAEGAGLSVLVTGAAGFVGTHCALALRRRGDGVVGIDNFNSYYDPSLKKARRALLGSHGVFVVEGDINDGRLLAKLFDVVPFTHVLHLAAQAGVRYAMENPASYVHSNVAGLVSLLEACKDADPQPAIVWASSSSVYGLNDRVPFSEAHRTDQPASLYAATKKAGEEITHTYNHIYGLSVTGLRFFTVYGPWGRPDMAYFSFTRNILQGKPITVYQGRDHVDLARDFTYIDDIVRGCLASLDTAGRSTGTGGKKRGPAPYRIFNLGNTSPVTVPTLVSILERYLRVKAKKNVIEMPGNGDVPYTHANISLAREELGYKPTTSLEMGLKKFVRWYLSYYGYNRGTHTFRNS, encoded by the coding sequence ATGCGGGTGCTGGAGGAGGACCTGTACCCGTCGACGCCGGGGAAGGTGAAGGTGGAGCGGGCGGGGGCGATGAGCCGGCACGTCCACCGCTGCTTCGCGTCCACGGGGACCATGTTCCTGTGGGCGCTCTTCCTGGTGGCCATGACGGCCACGTACCTGAGCGTCCACTCCTTCGTGGACACCTCGTCGCGCTACTTCGCCGCGTCGTGGGGCGGCCTGCACTGGGAGCGGCAGATCcgggcgtcggcgtcgccgcggcggccgccggggtcCGCCGAGGGCGCCGGGCTGTCCGTGCTGGTGACGGGCGCGGCCGGGTTCGTGGGCACGCACTGCGCGCTGGCCCTGCGcaggcgcggcgacggcgtcgtcgGCATCGACAACTTCAACTCCTACTACGACCCGTCGCTCAAGAAGGCCCGCCGCGCGCTGCTGGGCTCCCACGGCGTCTTCGTCGTCGAGGGCGACATCAACGACGGCCGCCTCCTGGCGAAGCTCTTCGACGTCGTGCCCTTCACCCACGtgctccacctcgccgcgcaGGCCGGGGTGCGCTACGCCATGGAGAACCCGGCGTCGTACGTGCACTCCAACGTCGCGGGGCTCGTCTCCCTCCTCGAGGCCTGCAAGGACGCCGACCCGCAGCCGGCCATCGTCtgggcgtcctcctcctccgtctACGGCCTCAACGACCGCGTCCCCTTCTCGGAGGCGCACCGCACCGACCAGCCGGCGTCGCTCTACGCCGCCACCAAGAAGGCCGGCGAGGAGATCACCCACACGTACAACCACATCTACGGCCTCTCCGTCACGGGGCTCCGCTTCTTCACCGTGTACGGGCCATGGGGCCGCCCCGACATGGCCTACTTCTCCTTCACCCGGAACATCCTCCAGGGGAAGCCCATCACGGTGTACCAGGGCAGAGACCACGTCGACCTCGCCCGGGACTTCACCTACATCGACGACATCGTGCGCGGCTGCCTGGCGTCGCTGGACACGGCGGGCCGGagcaccggcaccggcggcaAGAAGCGCGGCCCGGCGCCGTACAGGATCTTCAACCTCGGGAACACGTCGCCGGTGACGGTGCCCACGCTGGTGTCCATCCTGGAGAGGTACCTGCGGGTGAAGGCGAAGAAGAACGTGATCGAGATGCCCGGCAATGGCGACGTGCCGTACACGCACGCCAACATCAGCCTGGCCCGGGAGGAGCTCGGGTACAAGCCGACGACGAGCCTGGAGATGGGGTTGAAGAAGTTCGTGAGGTGGTACCTCTCCTACTACGGATACAACCGGGGAACGCATACCTTCAGGAACTCATGA
- the LOC120670769 gene encoding RING-H2 finger protein ATL13-like, whose translation MDAAPAPPPPDAGPSAASTVERKLSPGVVLLVAILAMVFFIIGLLNLLVQNLLRLRRARRRRRRVGDAAAVGDGSPTAFQGQLQQLFHLHDAGVDQAFIDALPVFAYGAVAARREGKDPFDCAVCLCEFAADDKLRLLPTCGHAFHVPCIDAWLLAHSTCPLCRGSILADAEYSPGGSPALLVPESEDLHETVSRGGGDPGDRDSEDAPKDAEEIVEVKLGKLRCVDGNVSARDLAVDGTGSSNGTGRGSLGQRRCLSMGSYEYVMDEHAALRVALKATPKRGPASSRSRRRHALSASDFGGSKKGGWEAAVTGAAAGRCGDGTASLNRDSFSTSKIWMVPAARREEDGRRTAESAGERRAASFRWPAMAAGCKKHRVGGGAAEANCDVEAAGGRGDNGAPDPAEDRPSLARAAMLWVAGGRQGSHS comes from the coding sequence ATGGACGCAGCTCctgcgcctccaccgccggatGCCGGTCCGTCGGCGGCGAGCACCGTCGAGCGGAAGCTGAGCCCGGGGGTGGTGCTCCTCGTCGCGATCCTCGCGAtggtcttcttcatcatcggccTGCTCAACCTGCTGGTGCAGAACCTCCTGCGCCTGCGgcgggcgcgccggcgccggcgccgggtcggcgacgcggcggcggtcggcgacggCAGCCCCACGGCGTTCCAGGGCCAGCTGCAGCAGCTGTTCCACCTCCACGACGCGGGCGTCGACCAGGCCTTCATCGACGCGCTGCCCGTCTTCGCCtacggcgccgtcgccgcccgccgcgaggGCAAGGACCCGTTCGACTGCGCGGTCTGCCTCTGCGAGTTCGCCGCGGACGACAAGCTCCGGCTGCTGCCGACGTGCGGGCACGCGTTCCACGTGCCCTGCATCGACGCCTGGCTGCTGGCGCACTCCACGTGCCCGCTCTGCCGGGGCAGCATCCTCGCCGACGCCGAGTACTCGCCGGGAGGCAGCCCGGCACTCCTCGTGCCCGAGTCCGAGGACCTTCACGAGACGGTCtccagaggcggcggcgatccGGGAGATCGAGACAGCGAGGATGCACCGAAAGATGCAGAGGAGATCGTCGAGGTGAAGCTTGGCAAGCTAAGGTGCGTGGACGGCAATGTCAGTGCCAGGGACCTCGCCGTCGATGGCACAGGAAGTAGCAATGGCACAGGCAGGGGAAGTCTCGGACAGAGGAGGTGCCTGTCCATGGGATCCTACGAGTACGTCATGGACGAGCACGCCGCGCTTCGCGTCGCCCTCAAGGCGACGCCCAAGAGGGGGCCCGCGAGCTCGAGGTCGCGCCGGCGCCACGCGCTGTCGGCGTCCGACTTCGGGGGCTCCAAGAAGGGTGGCTGGGAGGCGGCGGTGacgggggccgccgccgggcgctgcGGCGACGGCACTGCGAGCCTGAACAGGGATAGCTTCTCCACGTCCAAGATCTGGATGGTGCCAGCCGCCAGGAGAGAGGAAGACGGCCGCCGGACAGCTGAATCGGCCGGGGAGAGGCGCGCGGCGTCGTTCCGGtggccggccatggctgccggctGCAAGAAGCACCGcgtgggcggtggcgcggccgagGCGAACTGTGacgtggaggcggcgggaggCCGCGGCGACAATGGCGCGCCAGATCCCGCGGAGGACCGGCCGTCGCTGGCGAGGGCGGCAATGCTCTGGGTTGCCGGCGGGAGGCAGGGAAGCCATTCGTGA